One stretch of Podospora bellae-mahoneyi strain CBS 112042 chromosome 2, whole genome shotgun sequence DNA includes these proteins:
- a CDS encoding hypothetical protein (EggNog:ENOG503NXU2; COG:E), translated as MTDVVKLPEPFASIPRTPLTLGPSPIHPLPRLSSHLGGKVNIYAKREDVNSALAFGGNKTRKLEYLLPEALSQGCDTLISIGGIQSNHTRQVTAAAASLGLNVSLIQEDWVPGWEDASYEKVGNIQLSRLMGADVHVIKTENFGIGHKESLQKLRRKLEGEGRRVYYIPAGASDHPLGGLGFARWVWELEQQEREMGVWFGTLVVCAVTGSTLAGVIAGVKHQELKGGGRKRRVVGIDASARPKETFEQVLRIARQTGVKLGLEEGDINEGDVTLDERFHGGVYGVPDGRTVEAIKLGAGLEGFITDPVYEGKSLAGLIGMVKGGEIREGENVLFAHLGGQVALSAYGDMV; from the exons ATGACGGACGTGGTCAAGCTCCCTGAACCCTTTGCTTCCA tcccCCGAactcccctcaccctcggcccctccccaatccaccccctcccccgcctctcctcccatctCGGGGGCAAAGTAAACATCTACGCCAAACGCGAAGACGTCAACTCTGCCCTCGCCTTTGGCGGGAACAAGACCCGCAAACTGGagtacctcctccccgaagCCCTCTCCCAAGGCTGCGACACACTCATCTCCATCGGCGGCATCCAATCCAACCACACCCGCCAagtcaccgccgccgccgcctccctcggCTTGAACGTCTCCCTCATCCAAGAAGACTGGGTCCCCGGATGGGAAGATGCGTCGTATGAAAAAGTCGGGAATATACAACTGTCCCGTCTGATGGGCGCAGATGTCCACGTGATAAAAACAGAGAATTTCGGGATTGGGCACAAGGAGAGCCTGCAAAAAttgaggaggaagctggagggggaggggaggagggtgtacTACATCCCGGCGGGGGCGTCTGACCATCCCTTGGGGGGGTTAGGTTTTGcgaggtgggtttgggagctGGAACAGCAGGaaagggagatgggggtgtggTTTGGGACGTTGGTGGTTTGTGCTGTGACTGGGAGTACACTGGCGGGGGTTATTGCGGGGGTTAAGCATCAGGAGttgaaagggggagggagaaagaggagggtggttgggATTGATGCGAGTGCTAGGCCTAAGGAGACGTTTGAGCAGGTGTTGCGGATAGCGAGGCAGACGGGGGTGAAactggggctggaggagggggatatCAACGAGGGGGATGTGACACTGGATGAGAGGTTTCATGGGGGGGTTTATGGTGTTCCGGACgggaggacggtggaggCGATCAAGCTTGGGGCCGGGCTGGAGGGGTTTATCACTGATCCTGTTTATGAGGGGAAGAGTTTGGCGGGTTTGAttgggatggtgaaggggggggagatacgagagggggagaatgtGTTGTTTGCGCATTTGGGGGGTCAGGTTGCGTTGAGTGCTTATGGGGATATGGTTTAG
- a CDS encoding hypothetical protein (EggNog:ENOG503NYMW; COG:G): MTSHDPDPPSPPADLKGGLGGTGHINIASPAQEPIQDYPIERVEQVYRKLDLRIIPAFWVLYFLNSAIRSNIGIAQTMNASVKHDLVSVLGLTPKDVSTALALFYVSYVLFDLPSNLIMSRLSPRVWMARIVIAVGTIGTCFTAVNDAWSLKLLRFLLGVVIAGMWPGMAYYLTLFYPPSRTGKRIGMYFTAAQVSAAVVGLVSAGFQQMDGLGGLVGFRWMFLIYGLLGVMLGVGLLWWLPDRPLAPGEVREKSWWVKWLPPSPEALTGEDAMVHYHDLRRVYHARPWTLKDLWFVLLDWRLWPLVLMYFGVVGVGIGTQLYGSVIIASINSNFTGVQVSLLFAPIWIMDLIAILLITPISDRFHKYRPLFFSAAVCVQIAGLLTVTFALDNQWGRYGGLLLIGFGLGPTVPICMAWTNEIFQKRHREVGVATASALVSGLGNLGSIVTTYALYTGWPEDAAPGRYRYRNSNFVMIGILCMSIASSFVMIALLKVFGNEPSNKIVGSDGNDSGEEILDGAARREVHQRGFSRLIK, translated from the exons ATGACATCCCACGATCCAGAcccgccttctccccccgCCGACCTCAAGGGTGGTTTGGGCGGCACAGGTCACATCAACATCGCCTCTCCTGCTCAAGAACCCATCCAAGACTACCCCATTGAGCGGGTAGAGCAGGTGTACCG caaACTCGACCTCCGCATCATCCCCGCCTTCTGGGTCCTCTACTTCCTCAACTCCGCCATCCGCTCCAACATCGGCATAGCCCAAACAATGAACGCCTCCGTCAAGCACGACCTCGTCTCAGTCCTCGGGCTCACCCCCAAAGACGTCTCCACCGCCCTGGCACTCTTTTATGTCTCCTACGTGCTGTTTGACCTCCCCTCCAATCTCATCATGAGCCGTCTCTCCCCTCGGGTCTGGATGGCGCGTATTGTCATTGCTGTCGGTACCATCGGGACGTGCTTCACAGCTGTGAACGACGCCTGGTCTCTCAAGCTGTTGAGGTTTCTGCTGGGTGTGGTGATTGCGGGCATGTGGCCTGGTATGGCGTATTATCTCACCTTGTTCTACCCACCGAGCAGAACGGGCAAGAGGATCGGGATGTATTTCACCGCTGCGCAGGTTTCTGCCgcggtggttgggttggtgtcgGCGGGGTTCCAGcagatggatgggttgggggggttggtgggttttAGGTGGATGTTTTTGATTtatgggttgttgggggtgatgttgggggttgggttgctgtggtggttgccTGACCGGCCTTTGGCtccgggggaggtgagggagaagagtTGGTGGGTGAAGTGGTTGCCGCCGAGTCCGGAGGCGCTGACGGGGGAGGATGCGATGGTGCATTATCATgatttgaggagggtgtaTCACGCCAGGCCGTGGACGTTGAAGGATCTGTggtttgtgttgttggacTGGCGGTTGTGgccgttggtgttgatgtacTTTGGGGTTGTCGGGGTGGGTATTGGAACGCAGTTGTACGGGAGCGTGATTATTGCTTCGATCAACTCGAACTTTACGGGGGTGCAGGTTAGCTTGTTGTTTGCGCCTATTTGGATT ATGGACTTGATCGCTattctcctcatcacccctaTTTCGGATCGGTTCCACAAGTaccgcccccttttcttctcggCGGCCGTTTGTGTTCAGATCGCCGGGCTGCTCACTGTCACCTTTGCTTTGGACAACCAATGGGGCAGATACGGCGGTTTGTTGCTCATCGGATTTGGCCTCGGTCCCACGGTTCCCATTTGCATGGCCTGGACCAACGAGATCTTCCAGAAGCGTCACCGCGAAGTTGGTGTTGCTACTGCTTCCGCCTTGGTATCTGGCCTGGGCAACCTTGGAAGCATTGTCACGACATACGCATTGTACACTGGCTGGCCCGAGGACGCGGCCCCGGGACGGTACCGCTACCGCAACAGCAACTTTGTCATGATTGGTATTCTCTGCATGAGTATCGCCAGCAGCTTCGTCATGATTGCTCTGCTCAAGGTCTTTGGCAATGAGCCCAGCAACAAGATTGTTGGTAGTGACGGCAACGACTCTGGAGAGGAGATTTTGGATGGTGCTGCTCGTCGTGAGGTGCACCAGCGCGGTTTCAGCCGCTTGATCAAATAA
- a CDS encoding hypothetical protein (COG:I; EggNog:ENOG503NZ1E) has translation MPPRIPSPSDFSQFPLIQLHPPSPPESTTTFLIVLHGLGDNPVSFCNFPKSLNLPGTYAVTVRGVNPLPQGLVPEPVPENGCWHWGDDLLLDQRTGELDQDPGFQKAREALWELIGGVIVGRLGWGWRDVILFGYGQGGSVALGLGSELRRGQEKRVVDVSEGDGEGDGEGEKRELKGIVSVGGALPVSMIPTVGGRGKVTTPTLVLCGEGGEVIDDDAEEKLKEEFEDLRVVRWKGRRDDGMPRSREEVLPLMEFFAERLKHF, from the coding sequence ATGCCACCCcgcatcccctccccctcagacTTTTCCCAAttccccctcatccagctccaccccccctcacccccagAGTCAACAACCACTTTTCTCATCGTCCTCCACGGTTTAGGCGACAACCCAGTGTCTTTTTGTAATTTCCCCAAGTCGTTGAATCTTCCGGGAACGTACGCGGTTACGGTTAGAGGTGTGAACCCCCTCCCGCAGGGTCTGGTACCGGAACCGGTGCCGGAAAATGGCTGTTGGCACTGGGGTGATGATCTCCTTTTAGATCAGAGAACAGGGGAGCTGGATCAGGATCCTGGATTCCaaaaggcgagggaggcgttATGGGAACTGATAGGGGGGGTGATTGTGGGGAGactggggtgggggtggagggatgTGATTCTTTTTGGGTATGGTCAGGGGGGTTCGGTGGcgttggggctggggagcGAGCTGCGGAGGGGGCAGGaaaagagggtggtggatgtgagtgagggggatggggagggggatggggagggggaaaagagggaaTTAAAGGGGATTGTGAGTGTGGGAGGGGCGCTGCCCGTGAGCATGATTCCTACTgttggtggaagggggaaggtAACCACCCCGACGTTGGTGCTctgtggggaggggggggaggttattgatgatgatgccgaggaaaAGCTGAAGGAAGAGTTTGAGGATCTGAGGGTTgtgaggtggaaggggaggagggatgatgggatgccgaggagtcgggaggaggttttgccGCTGATGGAGTTTTTtgcggagaggttgaagcaTTTTTAG
- the APL5 gene encoding AP-3 complex subunit delta (COG:U; BUSCO:EOG09260T4S; EggNog:ENOG503NWX4) produces the protein MFEKSLYDLIRGLRNHKGNEKEYLQNCLKECRSEIRSPDMDLKATALLKLIYLEMNGHDMSWASFHVLEVMSSQKYHQKRVGYLGAVQSFRPDTDVLMMATNLLKKDLASSHPTTITLPIVALPHLVTPSLALSLLGDLLPRLTHSHASIKKKTVVTLYRLALVYPEALRAAWPKIKERLMDKDEDPSVTAAIVNVVCELGWRRPQDFLPLAPRLFELLVDGGNNWMAIKLIKLFATLTPLEPRLVRKLLPPLTNLVKTTPAMSLLYECINGIIQGGILGDGEDFSAREEVASLCVSKLRGMVSFYSDPNLKYVALLAFNRIVTTHPMLVAQQEDVILECIDSADISIRIKALDLVQGMVSSDNLLSIVSRLMRQLKASSSALAQQQDGQEDLDDSSEDGSGRRAKSQEQTAPLPDDYTIDVIGRILGMCSQNNYANVIDFDWYIDVLTQLVRIAPPPSPRDLDSDSSSSPKSVDISERIGNELRNVAVKVKAVRPAAVRAAELIISRLSTDTVSSRPVVTGALKPLAFVVGEYAFQLLSPDNTLRNMLGLVPRVDYPEGLATCLQSIPKLFAHVAGDDRALWTPERKSSLSLLMARVIHILEPFALHPYLEVQERAVEFIELLRLTAEAASGQAPSTDEIQQDAPLLLTQAIPSLFTGWELNSVAPGAQYNVPIPSGLDLDEPIHPNLGSLLSQADSLMLPTQGDDEFEVYYNQRPAPTSIYSGPAIERLVDATEEVGSSYQQAGEESYLDADIVARRKAERRERNKDDPFYIPDTSSSRTGTSTPIHNILQKENGPDLDIDAIPIMSLDLEKLSVSGPSRHQQSQHPRQARQKIVIEADETLGGSGGNSGVSTPGGAARPGYDSENNSDSFNLSKTAKKPKQKSLLQFNSSVLGGLSLTDEQRPDDGFAHERQQKEEAEMALAMKEVQRLRLEMQRANERIQVAQGVPSEGVAVVKKKKKKTKTVLKADEGEEGVVKKKKKKVEGGGGEGGVTKKKKKAARVVKLDEGDGPDGE, from the exons AT GTTCGAGAAATCACTGTACGACCTCATTAGAGGTCTGCGCAATCACAAGGGAAACGAGAAGGAATACCTTCAAAATTGTCTGAAAGAATGCCGGTCTGAAATAAGAAGCCCAGATATGG ACCTCAAGGCCACTGCCTTGCTCAAATTAATCTACCTTGAGATGAACGGCCACGACATGTCCTGGGCCTCCTTCCACGTACTGGAGGTTATGTCGTCGCAAAAATACCACCAGAAGCGAGTTGGATATCTGGGGGCTGTCCAGAGTTTCCGTCCCGATACCGATGTCCTGATGATGGCTACAAACTTGCTGAAGAAGGACCTCGCTTCTTCCCACCCGACGACAATAACACTTCCGATCGTCGCGCTGCCACATCTAGTAACCCCGTCATTAGCTCTCTCACTGCTAGGGGATTTGCTACCACGACTCACCCACTCCCACGCGTCCATAAAAAAGAAGACAGTGGTCACTCTTTACCGACTAGCACTGGTTTATCCCGAGGCGCTACGTGCAGCATGGCCCAAGATCAAAGAGCGGTTGATGGACAAGGACGAGGACCCGAGTGTGACGGCTGCTATTGTCAACGTGGTGTGTGAGctgggatggaggagaccGCAGGATTTCCTCCCGCTGGCACCGCGGCTGTTTGAATTGCTGGTGGATGGCGGGAATAACTGGATGGCCATCAAGCTCATTAAACTT TTTGCGACTTTGACTCCCCTCGAGCCTCGCCTGGTCCGAAAGCTGCTGCCGCCATTAACCAACCTCGTCAAAACTACACCTGCCATGTCTCTCCTGTATGAATGCATTAACGGTATCATTCAGGGTGGCATTTTGGGTGACGGTGAAGATTTCTCTGCCCGGGAAGAAGTTGCCTCACTATGCGTGTCCAAGCTCAGGGGCATGGTGTCATTCTACAGTGACCCGAACT TGAAGTATGTTGCTCTGCTGGCCTTCAACAGGATTGTCACCACTCATCCAATGCTTGTTGCCCAACAGGAAGATGTTATCCTGGAATGCATTGACAGCGCGGATATCTCCATCCGAATCAAGGCACTTGACCTCGTGCAAGGGATGGTCAGCAGTGACAACTTGCTGTCCATTGTCAGCCGGCTGATGAGGCAGCTCAAAGCCTCGTCGAGTGCTCTGGCACAGCAACAAGACGGACAAGAGGATCTGGACGACTCCAGTGAAGATGGTTCTGGACGGCGTGCCAAGTCACAAGAGCAAACGGCCCCTTTGCCAGACGACTACACCATCGACGTGATCGGTCGGATACTGGGCATGTGCTCTCAGAACAACTACGCTAACGTGATCGACTTTGACTGGTATATCGATGTCCTGACCCAGCTCGTCCGCATTGCTCCGCCTCCGAGCCCTCGGGATCTCGACTCGGACAGTTCTTCGTCACCCAAGTCAGTCGATATCTCGGAGAGGATTGGAAACGAACTCAGGAACGTGGCCGTAAAGGTCAAAGCTGTGAGGCCTGCTGCTGTGCGCGCTGCAGAGTTGATTATCTCGCGTCTCAGCACTGACACGGTTTCTTCACGGCCAGTGGTCACTGGCGCCCTGAAGCCGTTGGCAtttgtggtgggagagtACGCTTTCCAGCTCTTGTCACCTGACAATACGTTGAGGAACATGCTTGGTCTCGTGCCCCGAGTTGACTATCCTGAGGGGTTGGCAACATGCCTCCAGTCGATTCCCAAGCTTTTTGCCCATGTTGCCGGGGATGATCGGGCGTTGTGGACCCCCGAGAGAAAGTCATCACTATCGTTGCTGATGGCGCGGGTTATTCACATACTCGAGCCATTTGCGCTACATCCTTACCTAGAAGTCCAGGAACGAGCGGTCGAGTTTATTGAGCTTCTCAGACTCACCGCCGAAGCCGCGTCTGGACAAGCGCCATCCACAGACGAGATTCAGCAAGACGCACCTTTGCTTCTTACACAGGCCATTCCATCACTGTTCACGGGATGGGAGCTGAACTCGGTCGCACCGGGGGCGCAGTACAATGTCCCTATCCCATCAGGACTGGACCTTGACGAGCCCATTCATCCCAACTTGGGCAGCCTGCTTTCACAGGCAGACTCGCTGATGCTTCCTACAcagggtgatgatgagtttGAGGTGTATTACAACCAGCGCCCAGCGCCAACCAGCATCTACAGCGGCCCTGCCATCGAGAGGCTGGTTGATGCCACAGAAGAAGTCGGCAGTTCCTACCAGCAAGCAGGAGAGGAAAGTTACCTCGACGCGGACATTGTTGCGAGGAGaaaggcggagaggagggagcgTAACAAGGATGATCCGTTTTACATTCCGGACACGTCATCAAGCCGCACGGGTACCTCGACACCAATTCACAACATtctccaaaaagaaaacgggCCGGATCTCGACATTGACGCCATCCCAATCATGTCACTTGATTTGGAGAAACTTTCCGTCTCGGGGCCGTCCAGGCATCAACAATCTCAACACCCGCGACAAGCCCGCCAGAAGATTGTCATTGAAGCGGACGAAACGCtcggtggtagtggtggcAATAGCGGTGTCTCTACTCCTGGGGGTGCTGCTCGTCCGGGCTATGACTCGGAGAATAACTCTGATAGTTTTAATCTCTCCAAGACGGCCAAGAAGCCTAAGCAGAAGAGTCTGTTGCAGTTTAACTCTAGCGTGCTGGGCGGGTTGAGCTTGACGGATGAGCAGAGGCCGGACGATGGGTTTGCGCACGAGAGgcagcagaaggaggaggcggagatggcgctggcgatgaaggaggtgcagaggttgaggttggagatgCAGAGGGCGAATGAGAGGATTCAAGTTGCGCAGGGGGTGCCGAGCgagggggtggcggttgtgaagaagaagaagaagaagacaaagacGGTTTTGAAGgcggatgagggggaggagggggtggtgaagaagaaaaagaagaaggttgaggggggagggggggaggggggggtgacgaagaagaagaagaaggcggcgagggtggtgaagttggATGAAGGGGATGGCCCAGATGGGGAGTAG
- the oca3 gene encoding Inositol phosphatase SIW14 (BUSCO:EOG09263R62; EggNog:ENOG503NW3W; COG:S), producing the protein MAPSLIRSPVQLPPAEALALSQQAPVVLQTSPSTVSSSALGSLFSATEKPELWIQYENLILSCLRTGDDRAAQECYDRLAARFGNNDRVKALGGLIKEAQAQNNGELEKVLKEYDQMLEENNTNLPIMKRRIALLRSMGRLSDAGSALVQLLDFSPTDSEAWSELSDLYFSQGLYPQAIYAMEEVLILAPNAWNVHARLGELQYMAATASGATGAPYQKQMAEAIKRFSRSIELCDNYLRGYYGLKLVTKRLLKDNAKPAKQSDDEDFPLPDSNTIERLNELATAKLAEIVRHSSGQDRGWRGYDAAEVAAARELLSEDAPSGMER; encoded by the exons ATGGCACCGTCCCTCATCCGCTCGCCGGTCCAGCTGCCACCGGCCGAGGCATTGGCCCTCTCTCAGCAAGCTCCTGTCGTCCTCCAGACCTCTCCGAGCACCGTGTCATCATCCGCCCTGGGTTCATTGTTTTCCGCCACCGAGAAGCCCGAGCTATGGATACAATACGAGAACTTGATTCTTTCCTGTCTCCGAACTGGCGACGACAGGGCGGCACAAGAATGCTACGATCGACTTGCTGCTCGTTTCGGAAACAATGACCGAGTCAAGGCGCTGGGAGGGCTCATCAAGGAGGCCCAGGCCCAAAATAATGGCGAGTTGGAAAAGGTTCTGAAGGAGTACGACCAGATGCTCGAGGAGAACAACACCAATCTC CCTATCATGAAGAGACGTATTGCCCTCCTTCGATCCATGGGCCGCCTCTCGGATGCGGGCTCAGCCCTGGTGCAGCTTCTTGATTTCTCCCCGACCGATTCCGAGGCTTGGTCTGAGCTGTCGGATCTCTACTTTTCTCAGGGGTTGTACCCACAAGCGATCTACGCCATGGAAGAGGTCCTGATCCTGGCTCCAAACGCATGGAAT GTACATGCCCGACTAGGCGAACTGCAATACATGGCCGCCACTGCTTCGGGTGCCACCGGTGCACCCTATCAGAAGCAGATGGCAGAGGCCATCAAGCGTTTCTCGCGCAGCATTGAGTTGTGCGACAATTATCTGCGAGGTTATTATGGCTTGAAACTG GTCACAAAGAGATTGTTGAAGGACAATGCCAAGCCGGCAAAGCAGTCTGACGATGAAGACTTCCCTCTCCCAGATTCCAACACCATTGAGCGGCTGAATGAACTGGCCACAGCCAAGTTGGCCGAGATTGTCCGACACAGCAGTGGGCAAGACCGCGGTTGGAGGGGGTATGACGCCGCCGAGGTCGCAGCAGCGCGGGAGCTCCTCTCCGAGGATGCGCCCtcggggatggagaggtga